From a single Methylosinus sp. H3A genomic region:
- the ccoG gene encoding cytochrome c oxidase accessory protein CcoG, which produces MTTSADMGKAKSGSLYAPRKAIYPRRVEGQFRRIKWGLLAFTLAVYYLLPFLRWDRGPNAPAQAVLVDFPHRRFYFFFIEIWPQEVYYLTGLLILAALILFLMNALAGRVWCGYLCPQTVWTDLYLAAERWIEGDARERARKDAGPRTAKIWREKIAKHALWLAIAWWTGGAWVLYFADAPTLVYELATFQPGISEAYVWIGILAFTTYMLAGHMREQVCLYMCPWPRIQAALTDEYALNVTYRYDRGDPRMSLKQASALRSAGAPAGDCVDCGQCVAVCPTGVDIRNGASLGCVQCGLCIDACDAVMAKIGRSARLIAYDTQMNCERRHRGEAPIYKPLRARTIVYAALIVAIGGLMSAKLATRDDARLSVLHDRNPLAVALADGGVRNAYTIRFANMNAEPRRFLLEMSGIDDAELEIVGVEPDAEGRMIVGVGPDQTREARALVTLRGGRKAKGQTPILFTSKDVESGASVAMRDVFVIP; this is translated from the coding sequence ATGACGACGAGCGCCGATATGGGCAAAGCGAAGAGCGGTTCGCTCTATGCGCCGCGCAAAGCGATCTATCCCAGGCGAGTCGAGGGACAATTCCGCCGCATCAAATGGGGGCTGCTCGCCTTCACTCTGGCGGTCTACTATCTCCTGCCCTTCCTGCGCTGGGATCGCGGCCCGAATGCGCCTGCCCAAGCGGTGCTCGTCGATTTCCCGCATCGACGCTTCTATTTCTTCTTCATCGAGATCTGGCCGCAGGAGGTCTATTACCTCACCGGCCTGCTGATCCTCGCCGCGCTCATTCTGTTCCTGATGAATGCGCTCGCCGGGCGCGTGTGGTGCGGCTATCTCTGTCCACAAACGGTGTGGACCGATCTCTATCTCGCCGCCGAACGCTGGATCGAGGGCGACGCGCGCGAGCGCGCCCGCAAGGACGCCGGTCCGCGCACGGCAAAAATCTGGCGCGAGAAGATCGCCAAACATGCGCTGTGGCTCGCCATCGCCTGGTGGACCGGCGGCGCCTGGGTGCTCTATTTCGCCGATGCGCCGACGCTGGTCTATGAGCTCGCGACCTTCCAGCCGGGAATCTCCGAGGCCTATGTCTGGATCGGCATTCTCGCTTTCACCACCTATATGCTCGCCGGCCATATGCGCGAGCAGGTGTGCCTCTACATGTGCCCCTGGCCGCGCATACAGGCCGCGCTCACCGACGAATATGCGCTGAATGTCACCTATCGCTATGATCGCGGCGACCCGCGCATGTCGCTGAAGCAGGCGAGCGCGCTGCGCTCCGCCGGCGCGCCGGCGGGCGATTGCGTCGATTGCGGTCAATGCGTCGCCGTCTGCCCCACGGGCGTCGATATTCGTAATGGCGCCTCGCTCGGCTGCGTGCAATGTGGCTTGTGCATAGACGCCTGCGACGCGGTGATGGCGAAGATCGGTCGCTCGGCGCGGCTCATCGCTTATGACACACAGATGAATTGCGAGCGCCGCCACAGGGGCGAGGCGCCGATCTACAAGCCGCTGCGCGCCCGCACCATCGTCTATGCGGCGCTGATAGTGGCGATCGGCGGGCTCATGTCGGCGAAGCTCGCGACGCGCGACGACGCGCGCCTCTCCGTGCTGCATGACCGCAATCCGCTCGCCGTCGCTCTCGCCGACGGCGGCGTTCGCAACGCCTATACGATCCGCTTCGCCAATATGAACGCCGAGCCACGCCGCTTCCTGCTGGAAATGAGCGGGATCGACGACGCCGAGCTCGAGATCGTCGGCGTCGAGCCGGACGCCGAAGGCCGCATGATCGTCGGCGTCGGTCCGGATCAGACGCGCGAGGCGCGCGCGCTCGTCACGCTGCGCGGCGGCCGCAAGGCCAAGGGACAGACGCCGATTCTCTTCACCTCCAAGGATGTGGAGAGCGGAGCGTCGGTCGCGATGAGAGACGTTTTCGTGATACCGTGA